DNA from Sorex araneus isolate mSorAra2 chromosome 6, mSorAra2.pri, whole genome shotgun sequence:
GAGGACTCATTTGACCTGGGTCATCTACCAGAAGACCCATCAGCCCCAAGGCTGTGTGACTAATGCCAGGGGACCACACAGCTTTTGCAGGGCTCACTACACACCGATTTTCCCAGGGTCTTATTAAAATACAAGCTCTGTCTAGGAAGTTTGGGAGCAGGGTTCTGCCAGGGTTGTGCATTCCTAACCAGCCACTGGGGCACGTTGGTACTGCTGATCCATGAGCACATTGAGTAGCAAACATCTGGGCTCTTACTCATCTGCCATCACAAACTCGGAGAGAAGGACCCTGAGGGAAACAGAAGCTCCCAGGAAGTTGGTCAATCCATGGTGCATGCATGAATGTGTAGCCACCAGCTGTGTGGGCCAAGTGAGAAGGCCAAGGGAAGAGAAGCTGGACCGCCACCATCTTCTGCCTATTGTGCCAGTCCTTGGAAGATTTCTAGTGACGATCATGAAGTCACTTGATGGGGCTTTGGGAAGAAAGGGGTGTCCAGAGTGGGGTACTCCTGAGCCAGAAtgcccctccctgctgttctcaTCAACTCAGTTGCCAAGGTGCAACGGGGCACCTTGTGGGCTGTCAGAAAGAACTTCCTGTCCCTGAGAGGTGGGTGCTCACTTACCGACTGAGTCATTGACCCTCCTATCCAGACCTTGTCTTGGTTTACCCCACTGGACAAACTCCTGAGGTAGTAATTGGTATTGTGATTGTGGATGGAAACAAGGTTGCCCTTGTACCACTTCCTGCATGTTTCCTGCAGAGAGAAGAGGACAGGGGTTGGGGAGTTCACCCTGGGTTCCCCCAGGTTTCCTGGTTCTCTAGGAAAAGTTCCACAGTTCTGCTGTCAGAATCCAGGGACCTCCTTGTTTTCCTTCAGTCCCATTTCTTGctcctatatttatttttggagtttGTGCCGTGCCCACCTGCGCTCAGAGCTTTCTTCTATTGGTGAACTCAGGacttgcccctggtggtgctcgcgaTGTTGCCcatggaacacaggtcagctgcatgtaacgCAAGAGCACACCTCACTATATTATTACTCCAGCTcagatttcttgctcctttgtctgTCTTCTGGAACATCTTTTCCTGTTCTGTCTAGTGGCCACTGCCAGCTATGCTCAAGtttcttcctggctttgcacttcaTGATCACACATATCAGGCTCATATAGGGCGCCAGAAATTCAACCACaatcaggcaagtgccctacccattgtactacctccaGCCCATGTCATCAGGAGCATCGTGCAGGGAGTAATATTCATGGCCAGAATAATTACAGTCATCATGTGTGCAGAGCTTTGCCAAGGCCCAGGGATTGTTCCTGATACTTTCCAGGTTTCAGTTTATCCTTATCCCCAGTCTAGCAACTTGCGGCCATATTCCTTCATGCTGGTTACAGCTGGTACTGCCTCTCCTCTCTTTACAAATGCAGACACAATGTTAGTTTCCTGCAAGGACACTGTCCAGGAAAGACCAAGCCAGTGCTTCACACAGTGACATCTGACCCAGAGTGACTCCTTTTGTCTGATTCTTGGGTCTCCATGTGCACTTTGCACAGCACCAACATCATTGTCACCCAGAAATGTGTTATAAATGCAAACTCCTGGTTGTTAAGCCAGAGATCTGTGTTTTGCTAAAACCTCATGAAATCACTCAACGCTTGATATGAAGAACTACTAGTCTGGATGGAGAAAAAAACAGATGCTTGAATCTTCTCTCTCTTCACTCctactctaacacacacacacacacacacacacacacacacacacacaaccttccTTGGAACTTCCCAGAAGTTTTCCTGCCACTTACCCTAGCATTAGCAAATGCCTCGGGAGTCTTCACCAACACAGGGTGAAAGCTCTTGTACCCACGAGTGCCCTGCAATTGAACTGTGTCCTCTTCCTTGGGGCCCTCAAAGTCCCCTGAGGccgcagggtctgaatctaggtCGTTCTCATCCTCGAAAGTCTCTTGACAGTCAGAAGCTTCGGCCTCCTCTTCCCCTGATGAAATTTCCTCTCCATGCAGTGCCAGCTGTCCCTTCTGCTCCCCGGAGCAGTCCAAGTTCTGGCTGATGTCGACTTGGGTGTCCAGATGCTCTAGAGGGGAAACATTATCCCCTGAAGAAGAGGCAAGATGGCAATAAAATCTGTCATCAAGGTGGAGTCTCCTTCTAGGACCATGGACAGGatcgacacacacagacacacacaaccacaaacaaacactcacacagacagacacagagacagacagacacagagatatacacacagacacacacagacatatacagaaagacagacacacagagatacacacagagacatactcacaaacacacaccttCCTAAGGTCTCCACGTGGAGGCAAGACTAAGAGTGCCTAACTAGTTTGGGCAAAGTCAGATCTCTTGGCCCAAGTTGTCCAGATGGGTAAGAGCTTCATCCCACTGGCCATTatttggtgggggggcggggtggttgAGAAGCAACTATGAGAAGGCCTTTGTCTCACCAGGTGCCTGTTTTTTTCCCTGTGAAGGCTGCTAGAGAGATATTGGTCACAGCTCTGAGTCTCGCGGAAACCTAGTGCAAGAAGCACTAGCTGAGGGCACCAAAGAAGATAAAGCTGCGGCCCTGGCCCAGGAGAACAAGAACAGGGGAGAGAGCAATGGCTGGGAAGGCCGGGCAGGACTCACCCAGGTGGCGGGCAGAGACAGCTCCCAGCAGGAGGGGCAGCAGCAGGGGCAGCTTCATCTCTCCAATTGGGGACGGGATCACAACACCTTCCTCCTTTGCGGGTGTCGAGTGCTTCTGCACAGTCCCTTGGCACGGAGCACAGATGCGGTGTCTGAGTTGGCTGGTTAAAGGCAAAGCTAAAGAGTGTCACTGCCTTCCTAAAGACACACTTGAGCTGTAGCACCTGGGGCAGGTCGCAGAAATGTCAGCACTAAGACATAAGTCCTTTTCTCCTGCGAGCACCCACAGTGCTCCTGGAACAACATTTATTCCCCCGCTCCTGGCTAGATTCTGGCTCCATAACATGGGCATCCTCTGGCTccaggacagagggagaaggagccTCACCAGTGCTGAAAACAAGCCTCCAAGCAATTGACCGCATGGGTTCCTGCTTCCTCCTAGTTCTGGATTCTCCACCCTAGGCAACAAGGGATAGGGGGACTCACCCAATGATCCAAGGCGTCCACTCTCAGCACGCCTGGCTGCTGAGCCCCTGGGGGAGACCCTTATATTGTGCTTTTAGGGAAGTGGGAAGAAGCTGTTATGATTGCTCCAGGCTGGGGGGCTGTGGGAGAGAGTTACTGATAAGAAATTTGCTtaattgaggggtggggggggtgatgggaagcaaactggggactctggtgctgggaaatgtacactggtagtgggatgggCATTAAAATACTGTTTGACTGAAATCTAAGGGACACTCTCcctttggtgggaatgccgactagttcagcctttttggaaaacaatatgtgcagtccttcaaaaactagaaattgagtatTCCAagtgcaataccacttctgtgaatatatcctgaggctgcaataaagcacagtagaaacgacatctgtgctatatgttcattgcagcactgctcacaatagccaaaatctggatacaacccaagtgcctgagaacagatgtctggttaaagaaattttggtacatctacatgatggaatactatgcagcttttaggagagatgaagtcatgaaatttgcttataagtggatagacatggagagcatcatattatgtgaaatgagtcagaaagagacggacCGATATAgaagcactcatttgtggaatataaaataacataaaacaagaccgacacccaaggatagtagacagaAGTctcaggaagattgttccatagttggaagccttcgtaacaagcaggcagggagaggagagctggaatagagaagggatcactaaaaaactGATGGTTGGAGAAAaaagtcgggatgggagatgtgtgctaaaactagataaagtaccaaacatgACAACCTATCAGTATCTtcattgcaagctataatgcccaaaagtagagagatagagagtatggggaatattgtctgccgtggaggcagtgggagggtgggaaggtgggggtatactggggatattggtggtgggtaatgtgcactggtggagggatgggtgtttgatcattgtgtgattgtaactcagatgagaaagcttgtaactatatctcacggtgaatcaatagatttttaaaaaagaaatactgtttgactgaaatgattatcatgaacatctttgtaagacTCTATctatgtgattcaataaaatatttttttaaaaagaaatttgcttaATTGTCATACTCTGATATCAGGAGGTACCTAGAGAAACCTACTTCCCAGAACCTACTGCCATTTGTGGGTGTCTTGCACCTGAGGTGTCCCATTTGAATAATTTCCATTcacctcaggagtgattctggcTGATGTCTCAGCAGAGAGCAGAATGAtggaggaaaggggggagggcGGGCA
Protein-coding regions in this window:
- the LOC129406101 gene encoding proteoglycan 3-like, whose translation is MKLPLLLPLLLGAVSARHLEHLDTQVDISQNLDCSGEQKGQLALHGEEISSGEEEAEASDCQETFEDENDLDSDPAASGDFEGPKEEDTVQLQGTRGYKSFHPVLVKTPEAFANARETCRKWYKGNLVSIHNHNTNYYLRSLSSGVNQDKVWIGGSMTQSYQWIQFTWTDGTPWNYSYWAPGEPASGTGYCVALHTKGGLWSRVGCSTLLPFICSA